In one Mucilaginibacter ginsenosidivorax genomic region, the following are encoded:
- a CDS encoding ArsR/SmtB family transcription factor: MDQLEIFKALSNKTRLQILQWLKEPELNFPSQQEYGFANGVCVGQIQAKAGLTQSTVSEYLALMQRTGLVTATRVGQWTYYKRNEEAFAALSKLVQSEL; encoded by the coding sequence ATGGATCAGTTAGAGATATTTAAGGCGCTGTCAAACAAAACCCGGCTGCAAATTTTGCAATGGCTTAAAGAGCCCGAGCTTAATTTCCCCTCCCAGCAGGAATATGGATTTGCCAATGGCGTTTGCGTAGGCCAAATTCAGGCTAAGGCCGGGCTTACACAATCTACCGTATCAGAATACCTGGCATTAATGCAGCGTACCGGGCTTGTTACGGCCACCCGTGTTGGGCAGTGGACTTACTACAAACGCAATGAAGAAGCCTTTGCTGCCTTAAGTAAACTGGTACAATCGGAGTTATAA
- a CDS encoding NADH:flavin oxidoreductase, which yields MSTNNTLFRPFSLKSLNIKNRIVMAPMTRSFSPNGVPTADVAAYYRKRAEGEVGLILSEGTVINRVSSSNDANIPHFYGTEALAGWQNVINGVHAAGGAMGPQIWHMGIMDNHHSGWVPSQPFEGPSGLNRPGNTNGNTMTDADIADTIAAFGRAAADAKRLGFDCVEIHGAHGYLIDQFFWDGTNQRTDIYGGKTLPERSRFAVEVIKEVRKQVGEDFAIIIRLSQWKPADYNNLLAKTPQELEAWLNPMADAGVDIFHCSQRRFWETDFEGSDLNFAGWAKKVTGKATITVGSVGLDGEFLAAFGGASSNPSSLDELLRRMNRGDFDLVAVGRPLLADPHWVQKIRDNRTEQLKGFSKEALAQLV from the coding sequence ATGAGCACTAATAACACCTTGTTCAGGCCATTTAGCCTGAAATCGTTAAATATCAAAAACCGCATCGTAATGGCGCCTATGACGCGTTCATTCTCGCCAAACGGTGTACCCACAGCCGATGTTGCAGCTTATTACCGCAAACGCGCTGAAGGTGAAGTGGGGTTAATTTTATCAGAAGGTACGGTTATTAACCGGGTATCCTCATCAAACGATGCCAACATCCCCCACTTTTACGGTACCGAAGCTTTGGCCGGCTGGCAAAATGTAATTAACGGTGTGCATGCCGCCGGCGGCGCTATGGGCCCGCAAATTTGGCATATGGGCATTATGGATAACCACCACTCGGGCTGGGTACCGTCGCAGCCATTTGAGGGGCCGTCGGGCTTAAACAGGCCGGGCAATACCAATGGCAACACCATGACCGATGCTGATATTGCCGATACCATTGCCGCATTTGGCCGCGCTGCCGCTGATGCCAAAAGATTAGGCTTTGACTGTGTTGAAATTCATGGCGCGCACGGTTACCTCATCGACCAGTTTTTTTGGGATGGTACTAACCAGCGTACCGATATTTATGGCGGAAAAACCCTGCCCGAGCGCAGCCGTTTTGCCGTTGAAGTAATTAAAGAGGTAAGGAAACAGGTTGGCGAGGATTTTGCCATCATCATCCGCCTTTCGCAATGGAAACCTGCCGACTATAACAACCTGCTTGCCAAAACCCCACAGGAATTAGAAGCATGGTTAAACCCGATGGCCGATGCGGGTGTGGATATTTTCCATTGCTCACAACGCCGTTTCTGGGAGACCGATTTTGAAGGTTCGGATTTAAACTTTGCCGGCTGGGCCAAAAAAGTAACGGGCAAAGCAACCATTACCGTTGGTTCTGTTGGTTTAGATGGTGAGTTTTTGGCGGCCTTCGGTGGTGCAAGTTCAAATCCAAGCTCGTTAGATGAATTACTACGCCGCATGAACCGTGGCGATTTTGACCTGGTAGCCGTTGGCCGCCCCCTATTGGCCGACCCACATTGGGTACAAAAAATACGCGACAACCGCACCGAACAGCTGAAAGGTTTTAGCAAAGAGGCTTTGGCGCAATTGGTATAA
- a CDS encoding winged helix-turn-helix transcriptional regulator translates to MKVIKNEGIPGKAECAHSLKNVLDALYVLNGKWKLPLILSLVQSPKRFKEIQHEITGISSKVLANELKDLELNDFITRNVYPSTPVSIIYEATAYSRTLKNVLAELSAWGEQHREKVKQSMRKQAMVQKQSILN, encoded by the coding sequence ATGAAAGTGATTAAAAATGAGGGTATTCCGGGCAAGGCGGAATGTGCGCACTCGCTTAAAAACGTGCTCGACGCCCTGTACGTTTTAAATGGAAAATGGAAGCTGCCTTTGATACTTTCCCTGGTACAATCGCCCAAGCGTTTTAAAGAAATTCAGCACGAAATTACCGGCATATCATCCAAAGTATTAGCCAATGAACTAAAAGACCTGGAGCTGAATGATTTTATCACGCGCAATGTATATCCCAGCACCCCGGTAAGCATTATTTATGAAGCAACCGCTTACAGCCGCACCTTAAAAAATGTTTTAGCCGAACTAAGCGCCTGGGGCGAGCAACACCGCGAAAAAGTAAAGCAAAGCATGCGGAAACAAGCCATGGTGCAAAAACAGTCAATTCTAAATTAA
- a CDS encoding FMN-dependent NADH-azoreductase, translating into MKHILHLKSSIQGASSYSIKLGNAIVSKIQDKYPGSTLEELNLADIGIPHLNAAALRTFFIPKDQLTPEDKASIRLSDELVKQLFAADIMVIGAPLINYTIHSALKAWIDHVTRPGVTFGYGENGPIGMVTGKKVYVAMSSGGVYSDGPGQANDFVAPYLKAFLGFLGMTDLTVFRAEGLKVPGVKEHAMEQALDSIKID; encoded by the coding sequence ATGAAACATATCCTTCATTTAAAATCAAGCATCCAGGGTGCATCGTCGTATAGTATTAAGCTGGGTAACGCTATCGTCAGCAAAATTCAGGACAAATATCCGGGCAGCACGCTGGAAGAATTAAACCTGGCAGACATCGGGATTCCGCACTTAAACGCTGCCGCACTCCGTACATTTTTTATTCCCAAAGATCAGCTGACGCCGGAAGACAAAGCATCCATCCGCCTGTCTGATGAGCTGGTTAAACAATTATTTGCTGCAGATATCATGGTTATTGGCGCCCCGCTGATTAATTATACCATCCACTCGGCCCTAAAGGCCTGGATTGATCATGTCACCAGGCCCGGTGTTACTTTTGGGTATGGAGAAAATGGCCCTATCGGAATGGTAACCGGGAAAAAAGTTTATGTGGCCATGTCTTCCGGCGGTGTTTACTCAGACGGGCCGGGACAAGCCAACGACTTTGTGGCCCCCTACTTAAAAGCGTTCCTTGGTTTTTTGGGGATGACAGACCTGACAGTGTTCCGTGCCGAAGGATTAAAAGTTCCCGGTGTGAAGGAACACGCTATGGAGCAGGCGCTTGACAGTATAAAAATTGATTAG
- a CDS encoding ABC transporter permease — protein sequence MLKNYFKTTLRYLWKNKVFSLINITGLATGICVCFFALLYVHFELNRDGYNDKADNIYRLVTDVKTPVGINYESASTPMGPAIKAAFPEVKDMARVFMDDMILQSNPDNAVKEEVAYADSSAFKIFSWPLLRGDIGHLFNAPCDVVLSETAAKKYFGNADPMGQTMLINGKAKCRVTGIMKDIPYNSHLRVDVLFSISTLVDENWNHWTRFGFYTYLLLQPGASAAALQAKFPAMVKANMDQTDFKYQLSIEPLKKVYLYGKPRGHRTGTSASGSITNVYIISIIALLVLFIACFNFINLTTAFSLQRAKEIGVRKVLGASKYQLMLQFFMDAVILCLIAFIIALLFASLLLPLFNQLTGTIIADGIFHNVQHILWLLALAVGVGIVSGAYPALFLSGFKPISSLKGKTGSSGTGLMLRRSLVVAQFCISIFLILATTIVYMQLNFMQNQQLGFQKDHKLVIDYQFSNSINQHTDGIRQQLAAIPGVGMVSLSSSIPGTSNNQFNTMIENSKGEKQQQRPDVYFIDDVFLKQYHIALVAGRGFQKNLALDSMKAMLINQAMLKSLGFKKPEDAIGKHFKQLNHTGEIVGVIRDFHNHAFLETVQPLTVRVDSSHLTNITIDITSADVRSTVHQLEATWKKILPDVPLVYFFADEAYNQQYIAQERFGKLFICFAVVAIVISCLGLLGLSAYNIAQRKKEISVRKVLGASVMNITLLLSHDFIRLIVIALFIASPISWLLMHNWLNNFAYRINIPVWVFVSSGLAAMFIALVTISFQSVKAAIANPVRNLKAE from the coding sequence ATGCTAAAAAACTACTTCAAAACCACTTTGCGATACCTGTGGAAGAACAAGGTTTTCTCCCTCATCAATATCACCGGCCTGGCTACAGGCATTTGCGTTTGTTTTTTCGCATTGTTGTATGTGCATTTTGAATTAAACCGTGACGGTTATAATGATAAGGCCGATAATATTTACCGCCTGGTAACCGATGTGAAAACGCCGGTAGGTATTAATTACGAAAGTGCATCAACCCCGATGGGGCCGGCTATAAAAGCCGCCTTCCCCGAGGTGAAAGATATGGCCAGGGTGTTTATGGACGATATGATTTTGCAAAGCAACCCCGACAACGCGGTAAAGGAAGAAGTAGCCTACGCCGATTCGTCGGCCTTTAAAATATTTTCGTGGCCGCTGCTGCGGGGCGACATCGGCCACCTGTTTAATGCCCCCTGCGATGTGGTACTATCCGAAACCGCCGCCAAAAAATACTTCGGCAACGCCGACCCGATGGGCCAAACCATGCTCATTAACGGCAAAGCCAAATGCAGGGTAACCGGCATTATGAAGGATATCCCGTATAACTCGCACCTGCGGGTGGATGTTCTTTTTTCTATTTCGACCCTGGTTGATGAAAACTGGAATCATTGGACCCGTTTTGGCTTTTACACCTATCTGTTATTACAGCCCGGTGCATCGGCGGCAGCTTTGCAGGCCAAGTTCCCGGCCATGGTAAAAGCCAATATGGATCAAACCGATTTTAAGTACCAGCTATCTATCGAGCCATTAAAAAAGGTTTATTTGTATGGCAAACCACGGGGGCACCGCACCGGCACATCGGCCAGTGGCAGTATCACCAACGTGTATATCATATCTATCATAGCGCTGCTGGTACTGTTTATTGCCTGTTTTAATTTTATTAACCTTACTACCGCGTTCTCGTTGCAAAGGGCCAAAGAAATTGGCGTGCGTAAAGTGCTTGGCGCATCAAAATACCAGCTGATGCTGCAATTTTTTATGGATGCTGTAATCCTTTGTTTAATTGCATTTATTATAGCCCTGCTGTTTGCATCGTTGTTATTACCCTTATTTAACCAGCTAACGGGTACTATTATAGCCGATGGTATTTTTCACAATGTGCAGCATATATTATGGCTGCTGGCGCTGGCTGTTGGGGTAGGCATAGTATCCGGTGCGTACCCGGCTTTGTTTTTATCGGGCTTTAAACCCATTAGCAGCCTTAAAGGCAAAACGGGCTCATCGGGTACCGGGCTTATGTTGCGCCGGTCATTGGTGGTGGCGCAGTTTTGTATTTCTATATTCCTCATCCTGGCTACTACCATTGTGTATATGCAGCTTAACTTTATGCAAAACCAGCAGCTGGGTTTTCAAAAAGATCATAAGCTGGTGATTGATTACCAGTTTAGCAACAGCATTAACCAGCATACCGATGGGATAAGGCAGCAACTTGCGGCAATCCCGGGCGTTGGTATGGTCAGCCTGTCGTCGTCTATTCCCGGCACGTCAAACAATCAGTTTAATACCATGATTGAAAACAGCAAAGGCGAAAAGCAACAGCAACGGCCCGATGTTTATTTTATCGACGATGTGTTCCTGAAACAATACCATATCGCCCTGGTTGCCGGGCGCGGGTTTCAAAAAAACTTAGCCCTCGATTCGATGAAAGCCATGCTCATTAACCAGGCCATGTTAAAAAGCCTGGGCTTCAAAAAGCCCGAAGATGCTATTGGTAAACATTTTAAACAGCTTAACCATACCGGCGAGATTGTTGGCGTGATCAGGGATTTTCATAACCATGCCTTTTTAGAAACCGTGCAACCCTTAACCGTACGGGTAGATTCAAGCCATTTAACCAATATCACTATTGATATCACATCGGCAGATGTACGGTCGACAGTACATCAACTGGAAGCCACCTGGAAAAAAATACTGCCCGATGTGCCGCTGGTATACTTTTTTGCCGATGAAGCCTACAACCAGCAGTACATAGCCCAGGAACGTTTTGGCAAGCTGTTCATTTGCTTTGCCGTTGTGGCCATCGTTATCTCCTGCCTTGGGCTGTTGGGCCTGTCGGCTTATAACATAGCCCAGCGCAAAAAAGAGATCAGCGTACGCAAGGTATTAGGCGCCTCGGTAATGAACATCACCCTGCTTTTATCGCATGATTTTATCCGGCTTATTGTAATTGCCCTGTTCATCGCATCGCCTATATCCTGGCTGCTGATGCACAACTGGCTCAATAATTTTGCCTACCGCATCAATATCCCGGTTTGGGTGTTTGTTTCATCGGGCCTTGCAGCTATGTTTATCGCGTTGGTTACTATTAGTTTTCAGTCTGTTAAAGCAGCAATCGCCAATCCGGTGAGGAATTTGAAAGCGGAGTAG
- a CDS encoding alpha-L-fucosidase: MHKHLSLRIVIAACLFSYSLTVCAQQKTAPDSIRKKMQWFADAKLGIFIHWGIYSVNGVDESWSFHNKKISYKNYMEQLNGFTASRYNPAEWAGLIKQSGARYAVITTKHHDGFALWPTKQHHFNVVDNSPAKRDVLKPFYDALDKEGIKRGAYFSLIDWSHPDYPGFLKDSSRYKVADEPERWQRFQHFFQSQIDEVNKAYKPDLWWFDGDWEHSAAEWHSEKVRKQILNLNPAAIINGRLQGYGDYETPEQNFPVSRPNFNWWELCMTTNNNWGYHPDDINYKTPFEVISIFVDAVSNGGNLLLDIGPKADGTIPAEQVNILKELGAWNKKNGEAIFGTLPGLPQGHFYGPTTLSKDSTTIYLFLPGQTTGNIMLKGLKNTIKDVQVVGTTAHLQPKIVGKISWSPVPGLVFINVPDKYKDPYITVIKLQLNKPLQLYHGQGGL, translated from the coding sequence ATGCATAAACACCTTTCACTGCGCATTGTAATTGCTGCCTGTTTGTTTTCGTACTCCTTAACTGTTTGCGCTCAGCAAAAAACCGCACCCGATTCCATCCGGAAAAAAATGCAATGGTTTGCCGATGCAAAACTTGGCATTTTTATTCATTGGGGCATTTACTCGGTAAATGGGGTTGATGAAAGCTGGAGCTTTCATAACAAAAAAATAAGTTATAAAAACTATATGGAGCAGCTAAATGGCTTCACTGCTTCCCGGTATAACCCGGCGGAATGGGCCGGTTTAATTAAACAAAGCGGCGCCCGCTACGCCGTTATCACTACCAAGCATCACGATGGTTTTGCGCTATGGCCTACCAAGCAGCATCATTTCAACGTGGTAGATAATTCGCCTGCAAAAAGGGATGTGTTAAAACCTTTTTATGATGCTTTGGATAAAGAGGGGATCAAACGCGGTGCCTACTTTTCTCTGATAGATTGGAGCCATCCTGATTATCCTGGTTTTTTGAAAGACAGCAGCCGGTATAAAGTTGCCGATGAGCCCGAGCGCTGGCAACGGTTTCAGCATTTTTTTCAATCGCAAATTGACGAGGTAAATAAAGCATATAAACCCGACTTGTGGTGGTTTGATGGCGACTGGGAACACAGCGCTGCCGAATGGCATTCGGAAAAAGTAAGGAAACAAATTTTAAACCTCAACCCGGCGGCTATCATTAACGGCCGGCTGCAAGGTTATGGCGATTACGAAACACCCGAACAAAACTTCCCGGTTAGCCGCCCTAACTTTAATTGGTGGGAATTGTGTATGACAACCAACAACAACTGGGGTTATCATCCCGATGATATCAATTACAAAACACCTTTTGAGGTGATAAGCATTTTTGTTGATGCGGTTAGTAACGGCGGCAATCTTTTATTAGATATTGGCCCCAAAGCAGATGGTACCATCCCCGCCGAACAGGTAAATATTTTAAAAGAGCTTGGCGCCTGGAATAAAAAAAATGGAGAAGCTATTTTTGGAACACTACCCGGTTTGCCCCAGGGTCATTTTTACGGGCCAACCACCCTATCAAAGGACTCAACAACCATTTATCTTTTTTTACCGGGACAAACCACCGGAAATATTATGCTGAAAGGCTTGAAAAACACCATTAAAGATGTACAGGTAGTGGGAACAACCGCTCATTTACAGCCCAAGATTGTAGGTAAAATTTCCTGGAGCCCGGTACCCGGCCTTGTTTTCATCAACGTACCCGACAAATATAAAGACCCGTACATAACCGTTATCAAACTACAATTAAACAAGCCTCTGCAATTATATCATGGGCAGGGCGGGCTGTAA
- a CDS encoding DUF262 domain-containing protein, producing MDIKAEVKSIEKLKDYFFIVPDYQREYVWTADVHVARFLQDISDEFSPTALKQSNYFIGSTIIVKREDGAYDVVDGQQRLTTIVISLCAIRDILKNLVGITDELDTVKSELHKVVKELLYKYDIATKKHTPRLTLQYEESKDYLIKLISEKSFTDTLTPSIKKMIEAYGTVNDYLIELKSDDPETLLNFISYFLANVEMVIIRPDDLGSALKIFETINERGVGLNAMDLLKNLLFSHAKEEDFVIIKNTWREMLKGLDESNEGDKPLRFLRYFLMARYHNGVIREDEIYKWMISATGKNKIKYQSDPISFVKELKAAAYTYANFVKATNSWDADKLYPNITGIGYLSKKTSRQHLVLLMALPGNISVEVIKFLAKNIESLVFYYAINRTLTKSYEALFANWAIKLRLVKSLDDLKNFLNDDFNKELTEQQAKFDGQFSNKSQGDLNPQYRIKYILGKIEEDIRQKVNFPSANFTFYQSQQLEHILPQTGTNIPDTDYPQSYDYSNAVYRLGNLTLLEAPINQSLNYSNDISSNEWFIIKKTAYLNSNILLTRTFSLIQIGEQTKFNGFATEKLKTFDDWNILAINERQDILKRLIQDIWKLYV from the coding sequence ATGGATATTAAAGCTGAAGTAAAGTCAATTGAAAAATTAAAGGACTATTTTTTTATTGTACCCGATTATCAACGAGAATATGTATGGACAGCTGATGTCCATGTCGCTCGTTTTTTGCAAGATATATCAGATGAGTTTTCTCCCACAGCTCTAAAGCAAAGCAATTATTTTATTGGATCAACAATTATAGTAAAACGTGAAGATGGTGCATATGATGTGGTTGATGGCCAGCAACGCCTAACAACTATTGTAATTTCATTATGTGCTATTAGGGATATACTAAAAAATTTAGTTGGCATAACAGATGAATTAGATACTGTCAAAAGCGAATTGCATAAAGTCGTTAAAGAACTTTTATATAAGTACGATATAGCAACAAAAAAACATACGCCTCGACTAACTCTACAATACGAGGAAAGTAAGGATTACTTGATTAAATTAATTTCTGAAAAATCTTTCACCGATACTTTGACTCCTTCGATTAAAAAGATGATCGAAGCATATGGTACAGTAAATGATTATCTTATAGAATTAAAAAGTGACGATCCTGAAACGTTATTAAATTTCATAAGCTATTTTTTAGCTAATGTCGAAATGGTTATTATCAGACCTGACGACTTGGGAAGTGCCTTGAAAATCTTTGAAACAATAAATGAACGAGGTGTAGGGCTAAATGCGATGGATTTATTAAAAAATCTACTTTTTAGTCATGCGAAAGAAGAAGATTTTGTAATTATTAAAAACACTTGGCGCGAAATGCTTAAAGGGTTAGATGAAAGTAATGAAGGAGATAAACCTTTAAGGTTTTTGAGATATTTTCTGATGGCTCGTTATCATAATGGGGTAATTAGAGAAGATGAAATTTACAAATGGATGATTTCAGCAACAGGTAAAAACAAAATCAAATATCAAAGTGACCCAATTTCTTTTGTTAAAGAGCTTAAAGCAGCAGCTTATACTTACGCCAATTTTGTCAAGGCTACAAATTCGTGGGATGCTGACAAATTGTATCCTAATATTACAGGAATCGGCTATTTAAGCAAAAAAACTTCAAGACAACATCTCGTCCTTTTAATGGCGTTACCCGGAAATATCTCCGTTGAGGTTATTAAATTCTTAGCAAAAAACATTGAAAGTTTAGTATTCTATTATGCGATTAATAGAACACTGACGAAGTCGTATGAAGCCTTATTTGCAAATTGGGCAATTAAATTACGTTTGGTTAAATCATTGGATGACTTAAAGAACTTTCTAAACGACGATTTTAATAAAGAGTTAACTGAACAACAAGCGAAGTTTGATGGACAATTTTCTAATAAAAGTCAAGGCGACTTAAATCCACAATATCGAATTAAATACATTTTAGGTAAAATTGAAGAGGATATCCGACAAAAAGTCAATTTTCCATCAGCGAATTTTACATTTTATCAAAGTCAGCAATTAGAACATATACTTCCGCAAACAGGCACAAATATTCCAGATACTGATTATCCACAATCGTATGATTATAGCAACGCTGTTTATCGATTAGGCAATCTAACATTGCTCGAGGCACCCATCAATCAAAGTCTCAATTACTCAAATGACATATCATCTAATGAATGGTTTATTATCAAAAAGACAGCTTATTTGAATTCGAATATCTTGCTTACCAGAACTTTTTCTCTGATTCAAATCGGAGAGCAAACGAAGTTTAATGGGTTTGCTACAGAAAAATTAAAGACGTTTGACGATTGGAATATTTTGGCAATAAATGAGCGACAAGATATTTTAAAACGACTAATTCAGGACATCTGGAAACTCTATGTCTAA